The following coding sequences are from one Gemmatimonadales bacterium window:
- a CDS encoding deoxyribonuclease IV, with protein MHQSTLPESAPRGSAVPERLGAHVSTQGGVDKAPARGVEIGATAIQVFTKTPNQWREPRISPETRAAFRREYERARLNGVVSHDSYLINLASPDPTLSARSVASFTAELERCTVLGIPAVVSHPGNYIDERSAGLARNAAAIARCLKGVAGNVMVLLETTAGTGTALGSTFEELAELRDRIPARLRRRVAFCADTCHLYAAGYDIVKDYDGVWARFDRVIGLELLRCLHLNDSRTPFASRRDRHELIGEGTLGPQPFRRIMTDPRFAAVIKVLETPKGDDGVTTDRKMLRRLRRYAGSVASRRRRINLS; from the coding sequence ATGCATCAGTCAACCTTGCCGGAGTCAGCTCCGCGCGGGTCGGCCGTGCCGGAACGGCTCGGCGCTCATGTATCGACCCAAGGCGGCGTGGACAAGGCGCCAGCCCGCGGCGTCGAGATCGGCGCCACCGCGATCCAGGTCTTCACCAAAACGCCAAACCAGTGGCGCGAGCCCCGGATCAGCCCCGAAACCCGCGCCGCATTTCGCCGAGAGTATGAGCGGGCGAGATTGAACGGGGTGGTTTCGCACGATTCGTACCTGATCAATCTGGCATCGCCGGACCCCACTCTAAGTGCGCGCTCGGTCGCGTCTTTCACCGCCGAGCTGGAGCGCTGCACGGTCCTCGGCATCCCCGCCGTGGTGTCGCACCCGGGCAACTACATTGATGAGCGCTCGGCGGGCCTCGCCCGGAACGCAGCCGCCATTGCCCGCTGCCTCAAAGGCGTGGCGGGTAACGTGATGGTCCTGCTCGAGACCACCGCCGGCACCGGCACCGCCCTTGGCAGCACTTTCGAGGAGCTGGCCGAGCTGCGCGACCGGATTCCCGCCCGCCTCCGGCGCCGCGTCGCGTTCTGCGCCGACACCTGCCATCTCTATGCAGCGGGATACGATATCGTCAAGGACTATGATGGGGTCTGGGCCCGGTTCGACCGGGTGATTGGCCTCGAGCTGCTGCGCTGCCTTCACCTCAACGACTCCAGGACTCCGTTCGCCTCCCGCCGCGACCGCCACGAGTTGATCGGCGAGGGGACTCTGGGCCCCCAACCCTTCCGGCGCATCATGACCGATCCGCGCTTCGCGGCAGTCATCAAGGTCCTCGAAACCCCCAAAGGCGACGACGGCGTCACGACGGACCGGAAAATGCTTCGGCGCCTC